In the Acetobacterium sp. KB-1 genome, AAGAATATTTTCCACTAGAAATTAACGATAAAACGAAAATACAATAAATCCTGGATTCCCGAAATTTATAACGATGGCGGATCAACCCCCAGGGCCTCATAAAGATCCTTTTGCTTTTCAGTGATTTCACTAAGTACTCGACCATGCAAGGATGCACTTTTCTATTTGCAAAAAGACTTTTTCTTTCAAATCGAACTGAAAAAGAGCGCGCACCTCAATTTCACAACTTTCTTTTTCATAGATCGGATAATTCAAATTATAAATGAACCGTTCTGTTTTCATTAGCATCACCTCATGGTTTATTTGATGTTTCCGATTCCGTATTTTGTCCCCACTTCCACCACTTTCGTCAAGTTAAGTGTGCTTGGCAGCGAAAAGAAATTCACCGCCCTAAACTACCACCCCCAGAATCTTAAGTTGGGCATTGATTTCTTTTTCCAACGCCGCAATTTCCTCATTGTCCTGGGCCAGCAAGCGATTGACTGCATCGAGATCACAGGGATCCATCCCCCAAACGGTTCTGGAGCAGGCGATCCTGTTGCGCCGGGAAGTTCAGCGGCGGTCTGGCCCGACTAGTCGACAAGTTTTGTACCCAATGCCTGATTTTCGGTGACCAGCAGGAAAAACGTTTGATTGATGATCACATGGTGAAACTGATCATTCAATCCGAGTTGTCCTAGAATGGCCGAGTGAAACATTGTTGAGTATTGCCGATGAGGTATCGCTTTAAAGGATTCCATCTAAAAAATAAACTGAGCAAGAGCAATCTGCTAAGTTCTTTCTCCGTTAAAACACTGTCGATTATTTTTGACACCATGTCCAACAATTTGGGGACAACATATGCCATCAGTTTCTGGACAGAATAGGTTAGTAGCAACAAACAGCCTCGCAAATCTGGATTACAGTAATCAAGAAAACAATGTTCGGTTGATGATAATCAAGTCAGTATAGCTTACAACTATACCAACAATGACGGTAAAACGGCCTTTGCTAAGTGTTCGTCTAATTCTTTTTTAGTGGAGGCAATCCGTACCAGTTCAAGGTGCCAATTAAATTAGAAATTATCGGCATCTAAAAAAGTGGTTTTCTGAAAGAATAAAGCAACTTTGACTTTTTTTTCAATAACTTCTACCATTTTTTCTTACTAGGTATATTAAATTTTAATATAATTCTGGTTTACGATAAGAAAAGTAATCGATCTTTTTATTGAAATCATTTTCTTGAGATACTGTATAAACTAAAAATGAATTGTTTTTCAAATTTTCTTTCACACAAATGCCATTACCATTAACAATTTGAATGCCCCCATAATAATTCGAACAAATCATACAAAAATTACATTCATAAGCTCTTGCTAACATATACTTTGACCAATTCTTTGCTCTTTTTTGTGAATCATAGGGTGTTTTAAAAGGAGCAATAATAATTTCCGCTCCTTGTTCCTTCTGCATGATACTCATATCCATAATATGTGTATCCAAGCAAATCTGAATTCCAAAGGTATACTCTTTGAATTTAAAAACATCAATTTTATTCCCTGCAGAAAATATTTTTCGTTCATTTTTTCCTAGATGAACCTTACAGTAAAGATAGTCTACTCCATTTGGAAGCGCTACCCTTTGTCCAATATAATATTGTTCTTCTTTTTTTATAATTAATCCATAACTAACGGCGGTATTATAGATTTTTGCTAATTCTTTTATCTCATTCGTATACCTTATCAGCTTTTCTTCTTTTTCTATCGTATTAATCATACTCATTTTGCTACATAAAAACAATTCACTAAAACACACTAAATCTAAGGTTGGATTTTTTTTTATTGCATTGGCTATAATCTCATAATTATAGCCAAGATCTTCTTCCGATGGAATAAGCGATGATACCCCTATTTTAAGATCTTTTTTCATTAAACAACTTACACCCCATAAATTTTGTTTTGTAATTCTTTTAATCCATCTAAATATCTTAAGGTTGCACTTGAAATAAGTTTTTCATCAATAATATATAATTCGCCCTCTATAACTGCTTTAATTTGAGAAAATCCTGGTCTTGCCTCAATTGTTTCAACTGATATCAACTTGTTCATTGTTCCTTCTTGTGCAATATAGACATCAATTTCATTACTCTTTGATAATAAATTTTCTTCGCCAAATTCAACAACTGTTGCACTACCATCACTTTCGATATCTTGCGCAATGTTATTTAACCCAATTATAGTTAAGGCTTTTCCAGCAAAGGAATCTTGCGTTACCGTTTTAAATTTATCACCAATACTTTCAAAATAAGCTGTTTTTCTAGGATCAATTCCTTCTCCTTTTTTTTGTATTTCATCAATTTGAGAATGGAAGTTCTCTAATAACGCTTCTCCTTCCGCATCTTTTCCAACAATCATTGCTAATCGCGTTATATAATTATCAAAATCATCGAACTTGCTACAATATAAATTAATAACAGGTATCCCTGCATCTTCAATCGCTTTTACATAATCTGGATAACGTTCAACAATCATTGTTCGTGCGATTACAACATCTGGATCAGCTGCAATTAACAATTCCGGATCATCTTTATAACTAAATTGCTCTTTTTCTAAAACTGCTTCAGGATAATTATCGCTGGTTCCTACCCCGATAATTTCACTATCTAGACCCATTGAAAAAAGATTTTCAGTATGTGCTGAATAAAGTGATACAACTTTTTTTGCTGGCTCACTCAAAGAAATTTCTACACCACTATCATCAATAAATCTTATTTCTGAATCCCCTGTTGTTTGAACCGCTTCTGTCGTTGAACACCCTGTCAACCCCATTAGTCCTGTTAATAACACACAAAATAATGCCACTATTGCTTTAAATCGTTTCATTTTCTTCTCCCCTTTTTTTACTATTCTAAGACCAAAGAATGATTAAAAAAATCACCTTTGACTTTAAAAACATCGTATAATGTTTGACTGGTTAATACCTCTTCACTTTTACCACAATCATAAATTCCATCATGGTTTAATATAATTAATTCATCACAATATTTTCGTGCTAAGGATAAATCATGAATAACCATGATCACTAATTTACCTTTCTCAACTTCCGAACGCAATTGTTTGAAAAATCTCACCTTATAAAAAATATCAGCATTTGATAATCCTTCATCCACTAAAATCGCATTACTTTCTTGGGCTAATACTTTGGTAAAAAACGCACGTTGTACTTCACCACCACTTAATTGTGTTAACGGTTTATCGCAATACTCACTTAAATCATTTTCTTTAATCCGTGTATTAATAATTATGTCATTATCTTCACGACTCATACTATCATGAGCATAGCGGCCCATTGACACCAATTCTTTTAGAGTATACGGAAACTTTACAATTGTACTTTGTCTCATATATGATAATTCTTTCGCCATTTCTTTTTGAGAATAATCACCTAGTTGTTTTCCCTTGAGTAGCACTTCCCCAGAATTCATTGGAATATCTCTTGAAATAACATTAAGTAACGTCGATTTCCCAACCCCGTTTGGTCCAATAATCCCATATAAAATATTAGGATGAAACTCAATAC is a window encoding:
- a CDS encoding nitrilase-related carbon-nitrogen hydrolase; the encoded protein is MKKDLKIGVSSLIPSEEDLGYNYEIIANAIKKNPTLDLVCFSELFLCSKMSMINTIEKEEKLIRYTNEIKELAKIYNTAVSYGLIIKKEEQYYIGQRVALPNGVDYLYCKVHLGKNERKIFSAGNKIDVFKFKEYTFGIQICLDTHIMDMSIMQKEQGAEIIIAPFKTPYDSQKRAKNWSKYMLARAYECNFCMICSNYYGGIQIVNGNGICVKENLKNNSFLVYTVSQENDFNKKIDYFSYRKPELY
- a CDS encoding ABC transporter substrate-binding protein, with the protein product MKRFKAIVALFCVLLTGLMGLTGCSTTEAVQTTGDSEIRFIDDSGVEISLSEPAKKVVSLYSAHTENLFSMGLDSEIIGVGTSDNYPEAVLEKEQFSYKDDPELLIAADPDVVIARTMIVERYPDYVKAIEDAGIPVINLYCSKFDDFDNYITRLAMIVGKDAEGEALLENFHSQIDEIQKKGEGIDPRKTAYFESIGDKFKTVTQDSFAGKALTIIGLNNIAQDIESDGSATVVEFGEENLLSKSNEIDVYIAQEGTMNKLISVETIEARPGFSQIKAVIEGELYIIDEKLISSATLRYLDGLKELQNKIYGV
- a CDS encoding ABC transporter ATP-binding protein, encoding MKNIYVSYGKKKILNDISIEFHPNILYGIIGPNGVGKSTLLNVISRDIPMNSGEVLLKGKQLGDYSQKEMAKELSYMRQSTIVKFPYTLKELVSMGRYAHDSMSREDNDIIINTRIKENDLSEYCDKPLTQLSGGEVQRAFFTKVLAQESNAILVDEGLSNADIFYKVRFFKQLRSEVEKGKLVIMVIHDLSLARKYCDELIILNHDGIYDCGKSEEVLTSQTLYDVFKVKGDFFNHSLVLE